The genomic DNA CAGGAGTTTCGTTTAGGAGAGAAAATAGGTGCAACCATTTTCCAAGCGTTGTCATTTCTATTTGTAGGCCCATTATTAAAGGTAAAAGCAATTGAAGGAAGACAGGTAGCACAATCGATGTATTCTATTGCACAGACGAATCGGCAGGGTGTGAATATCTATCCTTCTGATATGCTTCAAAGCAGGATAACCACATAAGAAAGGATTTATAAAAATATGCTGTTAATGATTGGGGCCATTGTTTTAGCCATTCTTATATATAGTGCCATTTGTTTTTATATTGGATATAATGGTTGGGTTTGGCTAAAGGCAAGAAATTTAATTCAGTGGAAGAAAATCTATATTATCGTTGTGATTGGTTTATCATTGTCCGTTTTTGCCGGGCAGTTGCTACCTATCTATTTATTTAAAATTGTAAGTGGATTATGGTTAGCTGTTGTTGGGTACAGTCTAATTATTCTTCCATTCACCAATCTTCTGGTCTATTTTTTGAAGAAAAGGTCAATCATTTGGGCTGGTAATTTAGTAGGCTTATTCTATTTATTTGTATTGATCTATGGATCTTTTCTAGCGTGGAACCCGATTATCCATACTTATGATATCGAGGTTGATAAAACCGCTGGGGATCGAAAAGAATTAAAGGTATTAATGGCTTCAGATATCCATGCTGGTGTTCTGGTTGGAAATAATCATTTAGAAAAGCTAGTGTCAATTGCAGAAAAAGAAGAACCGGATATTATATTAATTCCTGGGGATCTAATCGATGATTATATTGAACCATACTTAAAACAAAACATGGGTGAAGTAATGGAAAAGCTTGATGCACCGCTAGGAGTATACGCTGTTCTTGGAAATCATGATTATTACGGTGAGGACTCAAAAGAAATACTTACAGAGATGGATAAGGCAGGTATTACCGTCTTAATGGATGAATGGGTGATGGTAGAAAACTTTTATTTAATTGGTAGAAAGGATCCTACTGACGAAAGCAGACAACAGTTAGAGGAATACGTAATCGGGCTAGATCAAAGTAAACCACTTATCATGCTTGATCATCAACCAATTGATTTTTCAGAAGCTAGTAAACAAGGAATTGATGTTATGCTGTCAGGACATACACATAAAGGTCAACTCTTCCCTGCGAGTATTGTGACCAATCTTCTTTATGAGAATGACTATGGATATGAAAAAATGGAACAATTGCATACCTTTGTCTCATCTGGATTTGGTGTATGGGGTCCGCCACTCAGATTGGGGAGTCAATCAGAAGTGTTTGTCATTAATCTTACTTTTACACGGTAGAAAAAAGGATAGCGAATCAGCTATCCTTTATTGTTTAATGGTCGGTTTTTTTGGTGTTCGAGCTCGTTCTTGAATCATGGTATGAAGAAGTTCATGGTATCCAGTTGGATTACATAAAATAATTTGGTTTCCCATTTCTATAGGAAAGGATTCATGCAGTTGTCTTTCAATTTTGTCCGTGAATCCACCTTTTGAAAGGAAGTGTGGGACAATATATACCTTTTGATACTCCTGTAATAAAGTCATCTCAAGCTTCTTCAAATAATGCGGCTCTCTACTTAAATATCCCCATTCAACGGGGAGACCTAATTCTTCTCTAACCACCTTTGTTAATTGCGAAAATTCTTGAGCAGTTTCTTCATGACCACTTCCATGGGCAACAAGTAAAACAAGTTCATCCTGCGTTTCTTGATAGCCTTTTTCTTGAAGCTTATCCATAATTGCTGGTAGAAACAACCGATCGCTTCCAAGAACATTTGCATACATAATCGGGATGGTAGGGAAACGTGCTTGAGATTCAGCAATTTCGGTAGGTATATCTATTAATGCATGATTCCCAGATAGTAATAATACAGGCACGACAGTCACGGTCGTTGCTCCTTTTCGTATGCATGATTCTATGGCTTCCCCAATAGAAGGAGTAGCAAGTTCAAAAAAACCATATGTTTGTATAGGAGCAATATTTTCTTCCATCGTTTCTGTAATAAATGAAACAAACTGTTCATTCCAAACCTTTGAGCGACTACCATGACTGATATAAACGATTGCTTCCATTTTTCACCTCACACCTATTGCTGATAATTAGTTCGAAGTATATCAGTTGTTAGAAAAGGGAGCAAGTAACAGTATGTTATTTAGAATAATAGTCTGCTAAGCAAATAATGGCGCTTCCCATTCGTTCTGTTTCTGGGAAAATAACACGGTTAACTCCGTGTTCTTTAAGTGCCTGAGCGGTGACTTTTCCAACTGCTAGTGCCACAACTTTATTTTCAAATTGATTAAGTAGCATAGTCGTCTGACCTTTTTTATCGGCATGAGCAAATAAGTATCGTACTTGTGGTGTACTTGTGAAGCTTACTGCATCAATGCTTCCTGCAATAATCTCTGATAGTAATAAATCTATAACATCTTCATTTGGCGGTGTATGAACATATGGGAGAATTTCATGGAATGTCGCTTCGTTTTCCTCAAGAAATTTTATAAGAAGTGGGGCAGGGTCACCATGCAATTGAAGCGCCACACGTGTCCCCTTAGCAAATTTCTCACAAGTAGAAAGGGAGCGTACTAGTCCAGCCGTACTTCCATCGTCATCTCTTACAATGGGAGTAATACCAAGCGTTTTTAAAACATTCACCGTCTTATATCCTCTTGCAGCAATCTTACTTTCATTAAGCTTAGAAATAAATTCATCTTTTTTCTGCATTTTCTCAGCAGTTTCTAAAAGAATGGTTAACCCAATTCCAGTAGTGAAAATAAGCCAGTCATAGCTTCCATCGAGTAATTTCGAGATTTCTCCCTCTATATTGGTATCATCCAATCTAGTTGTACCTTGTGATGGACGAAGTACTGGAATTCCCCCTTGATTGCTAATAATCTTACTTATTTCATTTGTTTTTCTTGTACCTGCAATAACCACTCGTTTGTTCTCTAGTTTTTTCATGTATGGCCCTTCTTTCTTTTAGAATAGTTAGAATCATTTTAGCATCAATAATGAAAGTAAGCCTCCTAAAAACAAAATTATTTGTAGACTTTTGCAGTAGGCAGGTTTATTTCTTGTTCAGGAAAAGTTCGTTATAATGATAGAAATCATTTTGACTTGGAGGTGAAGGGTGATGGACCTTGAGAAAATTATGTTAAAGTTGTCGAAAAGAAAGCCCTTTGTTTTAGGGAGTGAGAACTTCTCTACTTATTCTATCTTGCTTCCTCTTGTATTGATCAATAATGAAATAAATCTTGTATTTGAGGTCCGAGCCTTATCATTAAGGAGGCAACCGGGTGAGGTTTGTTTTCCAGGAGGCAAAAATGATGAAACCGATAAGGACCATATGGAAACTGCAATGAGGGAGACCTATGAGGAATTAGGTTTAAAAGAAGGAAGTATTTCTCAGGTGTTACCGCTAGACTTCATCGTATCTCCATATGGTAATATTATTTATCCATATGTTGGAGTCATAGATACTATTAATGATATACAAGTAAACCATAAAGAGGTAGACCATATTTTCACTGTTCCACTCTCATTTTTTAAACATACGAAACCTGATATCCATTATGTAAGTGCACGGATCGAACCAGAACCAGGTTTTCCTTATGATTCCATAGTTGGTGGGAAAGACTATAATTGGCAAATAAAAAGAATGGAAGAGTGCTTTTACTATTTTGAAGATAAAGTGATATGGGGGTTGACCGCGAGAGTTGTAAGACATTTTCTTCAAGTAATTGAAGAATAATGGCACCCCATTAGTAGCATGACATAATAAACATCTCAAGGAGGTGACGAGGGATTGAAAACAAGAGAGTTATTAACACATGTACAAGAAGCATATGTCTCTCTGTCGAAGATGGGGTTGGTTATTGTAAGTGCGAAAGGAGAGTATCTCACATCTGTGTCCGGAATTGATCCGGTTACAGAATACCTGTTCATAAATGAGGAAATTGCTTTTCGCCAACAAATTAATCAAGTTGTCACTTCTTCCACTATTACTAAACCAATAACCTATTTACTCCTACATAAAGGGGAGTTCAAAGGTCTAAAAATTGCGATTGTGCCAGTCAAAGTTGATGGAACGATTTATGGATATATTTTAACCTCCGTATTTGTAGAAAGGAATAGTAGTAAGGAACATCTCGTATCTGTTTTTAATGATAGAAAATGGGAAGAAGCGGTCAAGACAATTAGAGTTCTTAGTATAGATGAAACAGATGTATTGCTAGATACATTACAAAAGATGGCTTCCGTATGCAGTGCTTTTTTTGTAAAAGAACTTGAAACACAATGTTTTCAGTCAATGCAACAATTACTATTACATATGAATCGAGAAAATCTTCAAATCGCAAGTTTATTTGAGGAGCTTTATGAAAATATAGATGATGTTGATTTGCTCTGTTATGTAACACAAAATCGTAATGACCGCTGGATTATCGAACATTTAAAAGGTAAAAATGAAGAAAGTCTTAGTAATCTAAAGCTAGATATGATATCAGATTTATTAAATAGTGCTCGAGACAAAGGCGAATACCAAAGTATTGAAAATATACAATTCGACCCTCGACTTTCATTTCTATATGCCTATGAAATTAAGCCTAAATCTGTTTATTTTTTTCCTATTAAAAACGAACTTGACACACAAGGAGCCATTATTTTAATAAGTGAACAGAAAGACAAGCTTTCCCGTAAAAATCTTCAAGCAATAGATGTTAT from Robertmurraya sp. FSL R5-0851 includes the following:
- a CDS encoding metallophosphoesterase yields the protein MLLMIGAIVLAILIYSAICFYIGYNGWVWLKARNLIQWKKIYIIVVIGLSLSVFAGQLLPIYLFKIVSGLWLAVVGYSLIILPFTNLLVYFLKKRSIIWAGNLVGLFYLFVLIYGSFLAWNPIIHTYDIEVDKTAGDRKELKVLMASDIHAGVLVGNNHLEKLVSIAEKEEPDIILIPGDLIDDYIEPYLKQNMGEVMEKLDAPLGVYAVLGNHDYYGEDSKEILTEMDKAGITVLMDEWVMVENFYLIGRKDPTDESRQQLEEYVIGLDQSKPLIMLDHQPIDFSEASKQGIDVMLSGHTHKGQLFPASIVTNLLYENDYGYEKMEQLHTFVSSGFGVWGPPLRLGSQSEVFVINLTFTR
- a CDS encoding uroporphyrinogen-III synthase, which codes for MKKLENKRVVIAGTRKTNEISKIISNQGGIPVLRPSQGTTRLDDTNIEGEISKLLDGSYDWLIFTTGIGLTILLETAEKMQKKDEFISKLNESKIAARGYKTVNVLKTLGITPIVRDDDGSTAGLVRSLSTCEKFAKGTRVALQLHGDPAPLLIKFLEENEATFHEILPYVHTPPNEDVIDLLLSEIIAGSIDAVSFTSTPQVRYLFAHADKKGQTTMLLNQFENKVVALAVGKVTAQALKEHGVNRVIFPETERMGSAIICLADYYSK
- a CDS encoding CbiX/SirB N-terminal domain-containing protein, which codes for MEAIVYISHGSRSKVWNEQFVSFITETMEENIAPIQTYGFFELATPSIGEAIESCIRKGATTVTVVPVLLLSGNHALIDIPTEIAESQARFPTIPIMYANVLGSDRLFLPAIMDKLQEKGYQETQDELVLLVAHGSGHEETAQEFSQLTKVVREELGLPVEWGYLSREPHYLKKLEMTLLQEYQKVYIVPHFLSKGGFTDKIERQLHESFPIEMGNQIILCNPTGYHELLHTMIQERARTPKKPTIKQ
- a CDS encoding PocR ligand-binding domain-containing protein, with the translated sequence MKTRELLTHVQEAYVSLSKMGLVIVSAKGEYLTSVSGIDPVTEYLFINEEIAFRQQINQVVTSSTITKPITYLLLHKGEFKGLKIAIVPVKVDGTIYGYILTSVFVERNSSKEHLVSVFNDRKWEEAVKTIRVLSIDETDVLLDTLQKMASVCSAFFVKELETQCFQSMQQLLLHMNRENLQIASLFEELYENIDDVDLLCYVTQNRNDRWIIEHLKGKNEESLSNLKLDMISDLLNSARDKGEYQSIENIQFDPRLSFLYAYEIKPKSVYFFPIKNELDTQGAIILISEQKDKLSRKNLQAIDVIRRMFAVYQAKCQLKLVGFHH
- a CDS encoding NUDIX hydrolase — encoded protein: MDLEKIMLKLSKRKPFVLGSENFSTYSILLPLVLINNEINLVFEVRALSLRRQPGEVCFPGGKNDETDKDHMETAMRETYEELGLKEGSISQVLPLDFIVSPYGNIIYPYVGVIDTINDIQVNHKEVDHIFTVPLSFFKHTKPDIHYVSARIEPEPGFPYDSIVGGKDYNWQIKRMEECFYYFEDKVIWGLTARVVRHFLQVIEE